One part of the Aspergillus luchuensis IFO 4308 DNA, chromosome 5, nearly complete sequence genome encodes these proteins:
- a CDS encoding uncharacterized protein (SECRETED:SignalP(1-21)) produces the protein MKSFLFATTTTTLLSALTCHAAPNFRIGYRGGTEYALPILDAKNANETIAFSNNIYGLPSLDEWESINTNQGFLIRNVFLGSYISCSGQSTSCSLSTEDDGTFFTSIQSDNIDGVDYYHLFGTIEDIDGGKMWVLEGGKYLRIGVFDDQNELQEISMQWV, from the coding sequence ATGAaatccttcctcttcgccaccaccaccaccaccctcctctccgccctcACCTGCCACGCCGCACCCAACTTCCGCATCGGCTATCGCGGTGGAACCGAGTACGCCCTCCCGATCTTAGACGCGAAGAACGCCAACGAAACCATAGCCTTCAGCAACAACATATACGGCCTCCCCAGCCTGGATGAGTGGgaatccatcaacaccaatcAAGGGTTCTTGATTCGCAATGTTTTCTTGGGATCTTATATTAGCTGCAGCGGGCAGTCGACAAGCTGCAGTCTTTCTACTGAGGACGACGGAACCTTCTTTACATCCATCCAGTCGGATAACATTGATGGAGTAGACTACTATCATCTTTTCGGTACGATTGAAGATATTGATGGAGGAAAGATGTGGGTTCTTGAAGGTGGGAAGTATCTCCGCATTGGTGTGTTTGACGATCAAAATGAATTGCAGGAGATTTCGATGCAGTGGGTTTAA
- a CDS encoding flavin-containing monooxygenase (COG:Q;~EggNog:ENOG410Q21Z;~InterPro:IPR036188;~PFAM:PF00743,PF13738,PF07992), which yields MGSISDGFPPLAALPNLSLHPSIDAEQLNAAKIADEWLTSFSKSLSTGQPDAIQANFLEKGSWWRDFVSFSWDIACHNGPQAISSYLASSTSGFSDPKLDQPGALQPHLADLGGMRFIQAGFGFKTKAGKGRGVLRLANVGPEEWKAWTVFTVLERLNGQDELEAERAKAAEVQSSGFEPQSTNEDSDLQVLVVGAGQSGLALAAHLQNLGLKYLVVDKTARPGDSWRARYTSIKSHTPSYMDHFPFLKYPTTWPRYLDQEHIVKWMEHYGDLLGLNLRYGTLATNIQYKPSTQRYSVDLQSNDGSVQSITTKHLVLATGLLSDIPIKPSFPGENEFKGQIFHTSAHQSASLMPDVQNKKITIIGAGTSAHDVAQDFASHGAKSVTIVQRNPLFVASLMSVEELQVKLWDTPGLSTDDADLLGNSFPTAVVRTLSVGASQMMSMLDKDMLDGLEKAGLAVKRGDQGDSLVDHQLIKAGHFYIDQGACGMILDGRIKVRRCQEGVREYYPGGITLADGTQIESDVVILATGFERTDKLIERMVPREILDRVPGVICSLDGSQERFGVWRPTGMPGFWYMTGSFSWSRQFSPVLALQIAAVEWGLNEEYQG from the exons ATGGGATCAATCTCCGATGGATTTCCGCCGCTAGCGGCTCTTCCCAACCTTAGTCTGCACCCCTCCATAGACGCAGAACAGCTTAATGCAGCCAAGATTGCCGACGAGTGGCTCACCTCTTTCTCAAAGAGCCTCTCCACGGGTCAGCCAGATGCTATCCAAGCCAACTTCCTGGAGAAGGGATCTTGGTGGCGCGATTTTGTTTCCTTCTCGTGGGACATTGCATGCCATAATGGCCCCCAGGCCATCTCCAGCTACCTCGCCAGCTCCACCAGTGGATTTTCAGACCCGAAGCTCGATCAGCCTGGCGCATTACAGCCGCACCTGGCTGACCTGGGTGGTATGCGCTTCATCCAGGCTGGGTTTGGGTTCAAAACCAAGGCTGGCAAGGGTAGGGGTGTTCTTCGCCTGGCGAATGTAGGGCCCGAGGAGTGGAAGGCGTGGACGGTCTTTACTGTACTCGAGCGTCTGAATGGACAAGACGAGCTGGAGGCAGAGAGGGCGAAGGCGGCCGAGGTACAGTCTAGTGGATTTGAACCTCAATCGACCAACGAGGACAGCGACCTGCAAGTCTTGGTCGTGGGCGCAGGTCAATCGGGCCTTGCTCTGGCCGCTCACCTACAGAATCTCGGCCTCAAGTACCTGGTCGTCGACAAGACAGCCCGCCCCGGAGATTCATGGCGTGCTAGGTACACGTCAATTAAATCACACACCCCGAGCTACATGGACCACTTTCCGTTCTTGAAGTACCCCACCACCTGGCCGCGCTACCTCGACCAGGAGCACATTGTCAAATGGATGGAACACTACGGAGATCTTCTGGGTCTCAATCTCAGATATGGTACGCTAGCAACCAACATTCAGTACAAACCATCGACCCAGCGGTACTCGGTCGACCTTCAATCCAACGACGGCAGCGTACagagcatcaccaccaagcaCCTCGTCCTCGCGACGGGCCTCCTCAGCGATATCCCCATTAAGCCCTCCTTCCCCGGTGAGAACGAATTCAAGGGTCAGATCTTCCACACATCCGCGCATCAGTCCGCGAGCTTGATGCCCGACGTTCAGAACAAGAAGATTACCATCATCGGTGCCGGAACAAGCGCACACGATGTCGCCCAGGACTTTGCCAGTCATGGAGCGAAATCGGTCACGATAGTGCAGCGCAATCCTCTCTTCGTGGCCTCTCTCATGTCCGTGGAGGAGCTTCAAGTGAAGCTCTGGGATACGCCGGGCTTGAGCACCGATGATGCGGATCTTCTGGGTAACTCGTTCCCCACGGCCGTTGTTCGGACTCTCAGTGTTGGTGCGTCGCAGATGATGTCCATGTTGGATAAGGACATGCTGGACGGGCTGGAAAAGGCCGGATTAGCGGTCAAGAGAGGGGACCAGGGTGACAGTCTTGTTGACCATCAGCTGATCAAGGCGGGTCATTTCTATATCGATCAAGGTGCATGTGGGATGATTCTCGATGGTCGGATTAAGGTACGGAGATGCCAGGAAGGCGTCCGCGAATACTACCCTGGTGGAATTACCCTCGCCGATGGTACCCAGATCGAGTCGGATGTGGTTATCCTTGCGACGGGTTTCGAACGCACGGACAAGTTGATCGAGCGCATGGTGCCTAGGGAAATCTTGGACAGGGTGCCCGGCGTGATATGTAGTTTGGATGGGAGTCAGGAACGGTTCGGT GTATGGAGACCGACTGGTATGCCAGGGTTCTGGTACATGACAGGCAGCTTTTCCTGGTCGCGCCAGTTCTCTCCCGTCCTTGCTTTGCagattgctgctgttgagtGGGGACTGAACGAGGAGTATCAGGGATGA
- a CDS encoding GMC family oxidoreductase (CAZy:AA3;~COG:E;~EggNog:ENOG410PFGF;~InterPro:IPR012132,IPR036188,IPR000172,IPR007867;~PFAM:PF05199,PF00732;~go_function: GO:0016614 - oxidoreductase activity, acting on CH-OH group of donors [Evidence IEA];~go_function: GO:0050660 - flavin adenine dinucleotide binding [Evidence IEA];~go_process: GO:0055114 - oxidation-reduction process [Evidence IEA]), whose translation MLTVARQPGLNNRDQNYAAGRLLGGTSAINGLAFVPPAPAGIDAWEALGNPGWSWQSLAPYFHRSFHVCPEAAPGNGPGAAASAATGPIEVTYPALAEPRNHTIIDAWNKTFADKGYAFSDTLIPTPTTGTRPYTATITTTGVRSASTQYAASRPNLRILTNTTVERILFDTTSTTVTTTGVLLHNDPSPITATKEVILAAGAFNTPKLFELSGIGSASRLSTHSIPCIIDNPSVGENLNSHLMAVLPVPIQPLPDTASPTPGIQAISFVRSGAEADLLSRHPPHPPLNNLLANPSEPTACFFLSTLPNSMAILGLIPSYPLSRGSVHLSSSQPTDKPIIDPSYLSHPLDIKLMAAHFKTLHALPDCSPFSGILGSAPGPSPETQDPGVVEETLRTSVVAAHHFCGTAIMAPREKGGVVDTELRVHGTGNLRVVDASVFPTVTAANPMSTVYAVAERAAEIIRGRNKPACA comes from the coding sequence ATGTTAACTGTTGCGCGCCAGCCCGGTTTGAATAACCGAGACCAAAATTACGCCGCGGGCCGGCTATTGGGCGGTACATCCGCCATCAACGGGCTGGCGTTTGTGCCGCCCGCCCCGGCGGGCATCGACGCCTGGGAGGCGCTGGGGAACCCCGGCTGGTCCTGGCAGTCGTTGGCCCCGTACTTTCACCGTAGCTTCCATGTCTGCCCCGAAGCTGCTCCTGGCAATGGTCCGGGCGCTGCTGCATCCGCCGCAACTGGTCCCATCGAAGTTACCTATCCAGCACTGGCGGAACCAAGGAATCACACCATCATTGATGCCTGGAATAAGACCTTCGCGGACAAGGGCTACGCCTTCAGTGATACCCTGATCCCGACCCCGACCACCGGCACCCGCCCCTACACGgctaccatcaccaccacaggCGTCCGCAGCGCAAGCACTCAGTATGCGGCCTCACGCCCAAACTTGCGCAtcctcaccaacaccacGGTCGAGCGCATCCTCTTCGACACGACAagcaccaccgtcaccactACCGGTGTCCTCCTGCACAATGATCCCTCTCCCATCACAGCCACTAAAGAAGTAATCCTCGCCGCGGGCGCCTTCAACACCCCCAAACTCTTCGAACTTTCCGGCATTGGCTCTGCATCCCGCCTCTCCACGCACAGCATTCCCTGCATCATTGACAACCCCTCCGTTGGAGAAAATCTCAACAGTCACCTCATGGCCGTGCTTCCCGTTCCCATCCAGCCCTTGCCGGATACCGCCTCCCCCACTCCAGGCATTCAGGCCATCTCTTTCGTCCGCTCGGGTGCTGAAGCAGACCTCCTTTCGCgtcaccctccccatccccccctcaacaacctcctcgccAACCCCTCCGAGCCAACagcctgcttcttccttAGCACATTGCCCAACTCCATGGCCATTCTTGGCTTAATCCCCTCGTACCCCCTTTCCCGCGGATCCGTccacctctcttcctcccagcCCACTGACAAGCCCATCATCGACCCGAGCTATTTGTCGCACCCCCTTGATATTAAACTCATGGCGGCGCACTTCAAGACCCTTCACGCCCTCCCAGATTGCTCCCCATTCAGTGGGATTCTTGGCTCCGCACCGGGCCCCAGCCCTGAGACTCAGGACCCGGGTGTCGTAGAGGAGACGTTGAGGACATCGGTCGTGGCGGCGCATCATTTCTGCGGGACGGCCATCATGGCCCcgcgggagaagggaggtGTCGTGGATACCGAGTTGCGGGTTCATGGGACTGGTAACTTGCGAGTTGTCGATGCTAGTGTGTTCCCTACTGTGACAGCAGCGAACCCCATGTCGACGGTGTATGCCGTTGCAGAGCGGGCGGCAGAGATAATTCGGGGAAGGAACAAACCTGCCTGCGCTTGA
- a CDS encoding FAD-dependent oxidoreductase (COG:C;~EggNog:ENOG410PIAC;~InterPro:IPR006094,IPR036318,IPR016166,IPR012951;~PFAM:PF08031,PF01565;~SECRETED:SignalP(1-18);~go_function: GO:0016491 - oxidoreductase activity [Evidence IEA];~go_function: GO:0050660 - flavin adenine dinucleotide binding [Evidence IEA];~go_function: GO:0071949 - FAD binding [Evidence IEA];~go_process: GO:0055114 - oxidation-reduction process [Evidence IEA]), giving the protein MAGKLSYALVSLLPVASASTGLSCRCFPGDACWPSTQDWDVFNATLGGRLIATVPAASVCHYNSTYLPYDAAACEELLAVWNETKTHYETSYSPMAPWFANFSCDPYLPNTPCTIRPLVRYAVNASSAQDYQTTIEFATKHNIRLVVRNTGHDYLGRSTGAGALALWTHHLKDIEIVEYQSTGYSGPAINVGAGVQILDAMNAAHEQGYTLVGGNCQTVGYAGGYSQGGGHGQLMSMYGLAADQVLEWEVITATGDHLVATPFNNSDLYWAMSGGGGGTYAVALSMTSKLYTDIPAATANLTFTNDRVTEDMFWEVAASYIQDTAKLADLGGAAVWEVTNAVFKSMPSTLPGGTKEQLQALMQPTLDLLRSNNMTYTYNIASCSSFYECYTRFSPWMAVTESQIGGRLIPRSTVDDNLRPLVDSFRTITDYGAVVAGVSFNASHSTIPDNSVNPAWRDALIRIVLGTSFDYYNYTHDVENQKLMTETLLPLLENLTPGSGAYLNEADFNQPNWQSTFYGDNYAKLSSIKNKYDPNHTFYALKAVGSEEWAEQTDGRLCRV; this is encoded by the exons ATGGCCGGCAAACTGTCCTACGCCCTCGTTTCATTGCTACCCGTTGCCTCAGCTTCAACCGGCTTGTCGTGTCGCTGCTTTCCCGGAGATGCGTGCTGGCCTTCTACGCAGGACTGGGACGTTTTCAACGCTACGCTGGGGGGGAGGCTCATTGCCACAGTCCCTGCTGCGAGTGTCTGCCACTACAACAGTACATACTTGCCATACGATGCAGCGGCTTGTGAGGAGCTGCTGGCAGTCTGGAACGAAACCAAAACCCACTATGAGACCAGTTACTCCCCAATGGCGCCGTGGTTTGCCAATTTCTCTTGCGATCCATACCTGCCCAACACACCCTGCACCATCAGGCCCCTGGTCCGGTATGCCGTGAATGCCAGCAGCGCGCAGGATTATCAGACAACCATCGAGTTTGCTACCAAGCATAATATCCGTCTTGTTGTCCGCAATACTGGCCACGATTATCTTGGCAGGTCCACTGGGGCTGGTGCCCTGGCCCTTTGGACTCATCATCTGAAAGATATTGAAATTGTCGAATACCAGTCAACAGGCTACTCCGGGCCCGCCATCAATGTCGGTGCAGGTGTGCAGATTTTGGACGCCATGAATGCGGCCCATGAGCAGGGATACACCCTCGTGGGTGGCAACTGCCAGACAGTAGGCTATGCTGGTGGATATTCTCAAGGCGGAGGCCACGGCCAGCTGATGTCCATGTATGGCCTGGCTGCAGACCAGGTTTTGGAGTGGGAGGTAATCACTGCCACCGGAGACCACTTGGTTGCTACCCCTTTCAATAACTCTGATTTATACTGGGCGATGAGCGGTGGCGGCGGGGGCACCTACGCCGTTGCCCTGTCCATGACCAGCAAGCTTTATACTGACATTCCGGCCGCCACCGCCAACTTGACCTTCACCAATGACAGAGTAACTGAGGATATGTTCTGGGAAGTTGCCGCAAGCTACATCCAGGATACGGCTAAGCTGGCCGATTTAGGTGGTGCTGCGGTTTGGGAAGTCACTAACGCGGTCTTCAAGAGCATGCCGTCCACGCTACCCGGCGGCACCAAGGAGCAGTTGCAGGCGCTGATGCAGCCCACCCTGGACCTTCTGCGCAGCAACAACATGACCTATA CGTACAACATTGCCAGTTGTTCCAGCTTTTACGAATGCTACACGCGATTCAGCCCCTGGATGGCCGTGACCGAGTCTCAAATCGGCGGTCGTCTGATCCCGCGGAGCACGGTAGATGACAATCTTCGCCCACTCGTTGATTCCTTTCGTACCATCACCGACTACGGGGCAGTCGTTGCAGGGGTCTCTTTCAACGCTTCACATTCGACTATACCCGACAACTCTGTCAACCCCGCATGGCGCGATGCGCTGATTCGCATTGTCCTCGGCAC TTCCTTCGATTATTACAACTATACCCATGACGTCGAAAACCAGAAACTCATGACGGAAACACTTCTCCCCCTGCTTGAGAACTTGACGCCTGGCAGCGGTGCTTACCTAAATGAGGCTGACTTTAACCAGCCTAATTGGCAGTCAACGTTCTACGGTGACAATTATGCTAAGTTAAGCTCTATCAAGAACAAGTACGACCCCAACCACACCTTTTACGCTTTGAAGGCTGTGGGAAGTGAAGAGTGGGCGGAACAGACAGATGGAAGGCTTTGTCGCGTGTGA